The DNA segment TTCATCTTGTTAATGTTAGTCTTgttactgctctctgtgttgtgtgtcttgctttgtattgtactgcttttacttttttaaaaggggctatattatataagttattattattattattattattattattgaaaagcAAACAAGGGAAAATTATAGTGCAATATAAACATGAGAAAAACCCATACAACAATATTAATACTACTTTTGCTaatctctccttttttccatGGTTTaaattgtatatattttattgccTTAGTTTTATTAGTTTTACAATTACCTTTCTAAAAATCATAAACACTTACATTGTATGTTGTTCTCTCCTGAGGATATGAATACTTTCCTTAAATGTTTGAAGCTGATCTCGGACAAGAAAAATGTACGTCATCAGAGGAAATCCTGCATCATGTGATGGAACCGAGTCAGACAGAGACAAATGATTGTTTTCTCTGAAAGCTGGTGACATTTAACCTTTCAGTATTTCCTGGAAAGTGTGATTCATATTTGGTGTAATGCTGTTGTCCGTTCTGTTTAAACCATTTTACTGAAAATCAAACCATAAATAATGTATGTTGAAAAATactacaataatacatttataccAAATATGAATTTCTTATCAAAAACGTTCCCTTCTTTgtgtactgtatttttttaaattgtgagatggatggggtttttttttcatttattgagaAAATGACATAAAAGCATTCAAGCTTTAATGTTATTTGAatcaaaaccctaaccctctgttTCTATAGTAAGTGGccgagaggcagagagagagagacacacacagagagagacacacacagagagagagagacacacacacacagagagagagagacacacagagagagagagagagagacacacacagacagagagagagagacacacagagagagagagagacacagagagagagagagagactgagagagagacagagagaggggaatgacctatAGCGTGGGTCCCTGGCTGGATTTGAATTAGGAATGCTGCGATTACGGTGGCATGctctctaaccactcgaccaccagaGAGCTCCTAAAATGGCTTTTTTTGTGCCACTTCCTGCCTAAGGTtgttattagggttagggttagggttaggggttaggggttaaggttaggggttAGTTAGTTTCCagtctgtttgttgttgtgtttaaccGAGTCTTGCTCAAGAAAAACTCTTGTACTGTCTATGGTCCTTCCCAGAATATTGCAGATACTTATGATAAGAATCTGAGCCTGTGTCTGGTAAAAAACAAGCACTTTAACTGGAAGTACTTTGAAAGGGTGCTAATGCCCTGTCAGATTACATTGCAGCCTGTTTTGACCCATATTGGACCAGTGTCAAGAAATGTCCCCATTACTCCCTCAGACAGAAAATGATGGGAAACTGGGTATAGATTAGTTAATTCTGAGGTTTCTATTCTATGCAAGAGGAACCAAAAACTATATGTTTCATGAAGTTTTCAAGTTTTATCTACATGTTTGAGTCTGTACTTTTTCATGAAACTGATCTTCTTTGTTACTTTGAATCTAAAATGAGTGAAGATGTTTAAGTTAGAAAGTAAAACCAAACTTCTTTCTATTACAGGATGAGGAACTTAATCTTCAGAGTGACACCTGCCTCCAATCGCTGTATCAATCAGTCATAGTTTACTGTCTTAACCTCTTAATgtacgctgttccgttcacgggacggatgttaggaggtagccacaagttcttctgaatgttttaaacaccaacccttaaacatatatattcatgccgtacattgttagaaagcttagattctcctgattcattcaagaccactcacgacttatatggttgctcacagccgtaatagtattagcgattagcacggctagccactcagctaagtaagaaaagctataatgcctacataccttcaaagtcttccctttatccacaacgatcatcttatgactcaggactttctgtacagctcgccaagtatccattcttgtgaaatatgaaatccgttttcataaaaccgaaatactttcctcaatatgtcaacatgtatttagtccaacacgtaatgtaataacacaaataacaaaccatacacggtccgtttacgtcatttcctgacctgcacgtccatctcagagtacacgtgactagatgtttacgaccaaACCAATctgtgtttaggattaggcagtacatgtatccaaagccaatgaggacatgtgaccgacgacaatgacgacatgactttgattgacagctgttccagcctatggaaatattcggtgaaattaagtagataaccttttagccaatagtcagaggtttccaacggtgtatgacactaagctattaagtttgactgtccataaacaaactccaagcgtaactggcgtgcgcccggtgcgtaaaagagttgaaccatatatcattacgcacttggcattttggtacacggttggttcttcttcgacttgacatatgacttataccaaaataaacagattgatagatagatagatagatagatagatagatagatagatagatagatagatagtcagtcagtaagataggtagatagatagatagatagatagatagatagatagatagatagatcgatagatagatatggccaaacaaaaaaaatgtggttatatataataatataatatttaataataataatactaataataatactaataataataataataataacaatattgtgtcagctttcattagagaccaatattttgattgtaggcaaaggggatgtgaagttataggtgtttgattgcggttatacagctttggtaaccatggtaaccaagtgtccatttggagtctccaaaaaggacctgaggaaaacgcatggacatacctgttgaaaaataactctgaaaaattcatcttttggtcttttgactccaaatttggactgcatgaagccaagacatgtggctgtggcctcattgtgtctatatcctgctgagaggtccctgaatgtctgtacacatgtcattgtaaaggcaaacctatgggcgagtaaacaaccccatcattgtaacctctgccactctttgtcagtaagtcacagaatcacacagacacttttacaagaatcctgagagtgtttcctttccaatgataccagacacatctctgagtctctaactatgtgggatctgtgctgctcacaacttgggcatgtcgtttaggctaacagcataaaaaataggggtgtatgttaagtggttaaactctttaagttttattttcttaaacttacgcagtatgaaaatgaagtttattttaatgatgtagCATTAGCTATATATTCAGCATCATTCACATCACCGCAGATACCTCAAGCTCTTGGCAGCATGCACTCACTCCTAAGTACTTTTGGAAATGTTCTTTCCTTTTAAGATAGATCTGTGGTTGGAAGTAAGGCCCAGATCTTGAACTTGATAACCTTGTGAAAGCAGAGAGGCAGGAGATGACGGCCTAGTAATGGAATATGATAGTGACTGAGTGAGTCTTACAATACTCAACTGCAACCTTTTTTTATATGCAAGATAATTTAGACTAGACAGAAAATAAGACTTGCTGCTTCCTCTTTGGGGAGGCGGCTCAGGCCGTCCAATTTAAGATACCAAACATATGCAGCTGGTGCAGAGTGTTCAACCTCAGTAAGTTTCTCTAAACCACTCCCTCCCACTCTGTTCACACTCTGCTACACAATCATTGCAGTTAAGAACTACACTTTCCTCTATCCAAGCCATGGCCAAACTGTCTACCCTTAGGTGTTACAGCAACAGGAAAGTGCTCCAATTGTTTTAACTTAAATTTCCTGTCGACATCACATTGAGCCCACTGGAGCATGAGGGAAATGGGAGTCTTTTTCTACAGCAGTCTGAAAAAACACTCCCATTTACACAGCGACCCTCATCAGATCCGTTTTACCACACAGCACTGGGATCGGGAAGTTCATGTTATCGTGTGGACCATTAACCTTGTTGATCTAGTTAGTGAActaacagcttctacctgctgagattTCACAGTCAGCACTAGAAGATGGGGACGGGAGTGTAGGAGGAGGTTGACCTAACGTCTCCTCACTGAAAGCCTGAGGGTGGAGGAGCGAGGGAATCTAGctaaaaattaaaatcagtcaTACTAAAAGTAAATAAGCCTCTATTCATACAGTGAATCTGTAGTTTCAGtcacattgttgtatttgtttctgGGTTGTTTGTGaaatcattaaccctcctgttgtccttgagtcaaagatggaagggaggggggaagaaggaaggaaggaaaggagggaggaaggagggaaggaaaggagggagtaagaagaaaggaggaagaaaagaaagagagaaggagggaaggaaggagaggagggaaggagagaaggaaggaaggaaggaaaggagggaaggaaagggggagggaagaagaaaggaggaaggaaagaagggaggaaggaaggaaagggggagggaagaagaaaggaggaaggaaagaaggaaggaaggaaaggagggaggaaagaaggaacagtcaaaacggacggggtcatcCAGGAGGatgacacgagggttaaaaaaaaataaaaaatcagtctGTCTTGGttgacactttatatttataatacaaGAACCGCCACTGATAGTTGAAACACGTcctgcatttttctttattattattcatcttttatttttttgttctgaCAGCTCATGTCCCTTTAAACTACAGAAAATACCTATTTTTGTATAGCACACATTtgtgttatatgtttttttatatgctTTTTCAGTCAGGAGGACTCTCTTTATGAGGCTGAGGTCTGTAGTTTCGTCATCCTCATCCTTCACACATGCTCACTCTTACTGTCTTGGGTCAGGCCATGAATTGAGACATCAGCCGTTCATTTCTAACCAGTTCCATGGCGACACTGTCAGCTTgcagacatgtttttaaattattgtcctctccctctctgcttttattGCTTTCATGCGGCCATTACAGCCCCACCACCGCCGCCACCACGGCCACCACCTCTGCCTCCACATCCCCGCCCAGTCTTTGCAAATTCATCAGCCTTATCAGATCAGTCGCAGCAGAAGTCCGCTAACACCAGCGTCATATGTGATttatcctgctgctgctgccgctgctgctgctcagcacTAAAGTCTCTCGGTTACAAGATCTTTCTGTTGAGTCTCAGCACCCAACACTTTTGATAAGAATCATcaatatcatctgtataataatTATTTGTAATGCAATGTGTTTATGACAATGGAAACCAGAAGCTTGGCTTGAATTAATAACTGGATAAtaaatggattcctcagaagGAAATCAACAGCAATCAGATGTCAATAAGACCTCCACTGTAAACACTTAACATGTTTATCAGCACTTCCATACGCCGTCTGTGCAGGACATAATTAAAGCTAACTGGATTATTTGTGCAATACATAAAGAGCCATGAGGGTGTGAGTATTTGTTGACCTCATTGACTACATCTTAGATACACACATGTTTGTGTAAGtaacatttttgttttcctttgtgtAAGTTTTTTGCCTGCCattatttgttttctcttctttatttgAAGTTTCATGTTGTGGGTCTCAGACTTTTGGCCTCATTTAACCACAAACAGGCCAAACACAAAGGCCTGCTGCACAGCCGGTTATTACCGCCATCATGTGGCTGTAGGAGGGAACTACAAAAACATAACTGACTCAAGCTTTTAGGTAAACGGGAGTAAACTTTATTCataaagcttttttattttagacaTTTCACCCCAACCAGCAGCCGCTTATCCTCTTAAAGTTTTCAGCTGTCCTGAGCTAACTTTGTAAGTTCAGAGCTCAAAaggttttcaaaaaataaagaaatataacaaGCACTGTGATTACATAACATCTCTGCAAAGTCAGTGATAAGAACACCAGCATTTTAGACACATGTTTGGACCCCTGCCAAGTTTAAAAAGCATTATAAAGGCGATGACAGGCGAGGCAGGCGACTGTTTGGGGCCTCAAAGGGTAATGAACTCAACTCTACGTATCAAAACAGAGATACCCTCCTCCCTgaaagcaaaaaataataataacatcaaCCTGAAAACCTCTGTAAGGAGGCTTAATTTACTCCTATTCTTCCTTTTGCCTCCAACTATGAGGCTGTTATTGCGACAGAAAGCCAAAAAGTGTGTAAGTTGGCATCACCTTCAAAATTTTTCCAATGATTACCTAAAATAATTACAGCCCAGTCACACAATTTagtctctgtttgttttgtcaaaAATAAATATGGTATTTTGAAATTCCCAAAAGAATAGATGATGTTTTTATGAATCACCTGCAGTGCATATTGATGCTTAGCATTAAGGcgaggggtcagaggtcagaggtcaggtcaTGGAGGGTTTGGGTTCGTATTTCACTCGGTTAAAATCGTCGACTGTTGTTTCTACGGGCGGCTTCTTCCAGTATTCCTCCAGACCCAACAACAAGGACAGAACAATAGCCGtcatctgcaacacacacacacacacacacacacacacacacacacacacacacactgcatgatTGCATCTGTTACGTAACGGCATCACATGCTACTCTATAATTACTTATTGTTTACTTTTCATGTGGtattaaccctcatgtcgtcctcccaggtcaaattgaccccgtctaattcttcctccatccccctttcttccctccttctttccttccctccttcctccatcctctacttctttcttctttttttcctttcctttcctcccttccttcctccctcctttccttcattccctcctttccttccctcttccttccttcctccctccctccctccttctctctttctttcctctgtccttccttctttcctttcctccctccttccttccctccttccttcctccctcctttccttccttctttcctttcctctcttccttcctccttccttccctccttccttcattctttcctaccttcctccctcttttccttccttcttccttcctccctcctttccttccatcttccttcctccatccttccttctttgactcaaggacaacaggagggttaagaagtaTTAAGAAGATAGCAGCTTGCAGCTAATTCAAAAGCTAATCTTGATGACTTCTAGAAACTCAATTCTTCAACAACGTCTGAAACTTGCCTTGAATCTTATTAACTATTCCACACACTCAAAAAACTCCACTTGAAACTATTAATAATTCTGGAAGCACATAATGCTTCCAGACACTTAGAAGCTGCTCTAGAAAATCATCACAAAAACATGTAAACTTATGTAGAACCCTGTATATTTCTTTCATATATATTTACTCGAATACCTTAGAAACTGTTCCACAAACTTGTAATCTAGAAACTATCGCAGAACAGAAGTAATCAATatacttttgtcttttaatggaTACAATCTGCAGTGTGGAGACTAAAATGTTACTgaacttaaaataaaacttaagGCAAAGAGAAGACACAACTCAGCATCACGCCAAAGTCTGTAATACACCCAACGGTCCATCGTGTCAGTGTCACATTTTTCCTTGAATGGACATTTTCTAATGTGATGCCCCTATCAACAGAAAtcagtaaaacatatttttatctgTGCTTttcaaaactgttaaaaataattatgttttatgatcattttaactTCGGTTTAATTTCGGTTACAATGATCATACTGTGAGTTAAAGGTGCTTTCTTAAAGTTATGCAACCTTTGTCATCATGGCAACAATTGTAGGCCTTGGCGTGATACTGGGCTGGAGggtaacctaaccctaacccttgtaAATCTCTTTCCTATACTCGAATATCTAGAAACTATCGAAGAACAGAAGTATTCAATatacttttgtcttttaatggaTAAAATCTGAAGTGTGGAGACTAAAATGTTACTgaacttaaaataaaacttaagGCAAAGAGAAGACACAACTCAGCATCACGCCAAAGTCTGTAATACACCCAACGGTCCATGGGCATGAAAAGTACATAAGGAGCATTTTCTAATGTGATGCCCCTATCAACAGAAATCAGTAACATCTTttcaaaactgttaaaataatgatgtttcatGACGTgacaaaactgcaaaaaacCCACTGATTTCGgtcaaaatgatcacttgaaacatACTGTGAGTTAAAGGTGCTTTCTTAAAGTTATGCAACCTTCGTCATCATGGCAACAATTGTCGACTTTGGCGTGATACTGAGCTGGAAGGTAATTGGAGAACAAATGAGAATAGTGTATGTTAGTGTACCGCAATGGTGGCAAAGGCTGAAATGATTCCTATCCTGAGTTTGATAGGGAAGCTCAAGTGGCTCTTCAAGATGGGACCACAGGGCTGCAagacagaggtcaaaggtcaacagtCAACATTGTTGCTTATGACAATTGATAGACATAAGACAACCTGTCTTTTTGTAGAGAGGGGAGTGTTAAGAggaaaaaacatcagaaagaaggaaaacaggaagaaaccaaagaaaggaaaaggaaagaagtagtTAAACTGAGGTGAGGGGAGGAACTATTGGGAAAGGAATGTGACAGTAGTTACCTTGGAGTGGACCCACACTTTATTTGTGACCTGTGGGGTCAGGACACACTCTGAGCTGGAGTTACCGGCCTGAGAGCTgagaaacaaagagaaggagaaagaaactTGAAGAGCAAACTAGAACAGAGTCACTCATACTGTAAAATCAATCATTTAGGTCCAGATGGAGATATCAAGAAATTTTGTTTTGAAAGTCATGAATTCAtctaaaatatatgtataaatatatattcaagaATTTGATCAAATCTTCTAGAAACCCAGAACACCTCTTTGAGATACTGAAATACAGAAATTCTTCTACGGCTTTAAATCTCTTTGAGAAAATCAGAATTTCTCTCCAAATCCATGAATCCAAATTCATCAAAAGATCAAAAGCTCTTCTGGAAGCAAGCCCTTTCAGAGATACATCATTTCTTctagtgtttttaaagcttcaaGAGAAACtctaacaaataaataaataatttaaagctCTTATAAAATATCCTGGAATTTTTCTAGAAGCTTAAAAGAACTCAGAAATTCGAGAAACTCAAAAGCTTATCCAGAAATCTAGGGTAGTTTTTCTAGAGCCTCAAAAGCTAtttgaaaaaatcaaaaacataaattatTGTAAAGGAttataaaataactgaaaagcTCTTTTTGGTCCCTACAGGAGGATTATTAAGACTTCTGGAGACCAAAACTACAACAAATTAGCATCAACAtcacaacaaaatgttttcacttaTAAATGAGAAATAAGAAAATTGAATGGGGGCATGACGTTTCTGTGCTTTTCTGTCTTACCCCTGCTGCTGGGTGGCCGTGGAGGCGGAGGGAGTGGGAGGCGTGCAGAAACAGGAGTCAGGAAGATGATTGTCCCAGTCATCAAAACTCCTCAAACCACAACAAGAATTCTCAGAAACAAATtgacaaaaaacacagaaataagcTGCAGTTCCTCTGATCACCACTAGATGCTTGTCTCATGCTTGAAACATGAAATTATAGATGGATCAAATTAAGTGTCTTTCAACAATAGAAATTTTTACTATCTGAAATGTGAATCTCAGATATCTAAAAATAACTATGAGCTGACAAAACTTTCACAGATTTAcaagtgtgtcttaaaccaGCTGTCAGGTttccctctctgtaatcattcctcctgttcatactgactattaaaagatgtGTTtccaatgtaaagtgatggaggactaaatccacacagtcatttaaaagtctctgatcagcttctattgagcttcatcagtgtgagttagtcatatcaagtgatatctgacacatttacagtctttttagcatcatatctcctcttagtgtttcctgtctctctgtggtggaagtatagtaacaaaaagactttgctactaaaaacactgtaacgttgaaacatagaagatgaagatttgactcatttggacgctgaagcttcatattagctttagatcaacttttaaatccacgttgagtcctccatcacttccattgcaaacatgatgaaggatggtcagtatgaacaggaggaatcattacagacagaaaaactgctttaatgttcatttaggTTCCTGGCTGTTGTTTAGGAGACTAGAAAAATGTGACCCGGCCTTTTGAATTCATTCTAAAAGTTAATTTTaaatcagcatttttaaaaaaatatcctataataaacatcatcatcatcatcatcatcatcaatctttatttgtatagcgccaaatcacaacaaagttatctcaaggctctttccacatagagcaggttctaaaccgaactcttcaggttttaactttaaagagacccaacattcccacatgagacacagtggagagaaaaaactcccttttaacaggaagtaacctcagaaccagactcagagtgggcggacatctgcctcgactggttgggttgagaggagagaaaggaaggatagaggaaggagagagaggaaggagaggagagagagaggaagaggagagagaggaaggatagaggaaggagagagaggaaggagaggagagagagaggaagaggagagagaggaaggatagaggagagagaggaagaggagtagagaggagagagaggaaggagaggagagagagaggaaggagaggagagagagaggaagaggagagagaggaaggatagaggaggaagcacaatgaaaacatcaaaattcAGTTGTATTTGTCTGAACTGGAGTAATGACACAGCTTCCCTAGTATTTTTGTAATTCTCAACTAGTTGTTTGATTGAGTGTCTGACTCGATAAAATACATTTGGTGCACTGTTTTCATGAGTGGACCTTACACTTCATTGTTCACATTCGCATTTAACAGCTTAGGAAAACATGAGATAAGATTGCATGGAAGagattaaaaatgcaaataaaagtcttataaatatttaatggaGCTAAGTGGCagggcttcacacacacacacacacacacacacacacacacacacacacacacacacacacatgtttatctacTGTATATGATTCCTTCTGGATAAGATCAGAtccagttttgttttattgcttaaccctttattgggcaaataattatatttggtaacttctgtaaatatcccaaaatatccttccttccttccttcctttccttccttccttctttcctttccttcctgccttctttcttcccttcctcttttcctttctccctccctcattccttatttcctccgtcctttcttcctttccttccttccatctgtccttcctccctccctccttctctcctcccttccttctttccttcctccgtccgtccttcattccttccatctgttcttcctccctccctccttctctcctcccttccttctttccttcctccgtccgtccttccttccttccatctgttcttcctccatccctccttctctcctcccttcctccctccttctatctttctttcctcccccctaccttccttccttccatctgttcttcctccatccctccttctctcctcccttcctccctccttctctctttctttcctcccccctaccttccttccttcctttccttccttcctcccttcctttcaatgagtgtcctataaagggttaaatcttTATATTACTTAATCTCTTTTACCGAAGTCTGAAGTTTGTTTAGTTCTTGCTGGATGTAAAGTTCTGTTCTGTGAAGAGGAGTCACGTTGAGAAACACCTCGTCCACAGCGCTGTCCATCTGCAGTGAACGGGTGGAGGGGAGAGAGTAAGAGGAGTTAGtacaaacagcaaaaaaaaggatagttttcattttaaaaagtcatataaagtgttaaaaagttgacaattatttttcaaatggTCACTCtactatataaaaataaataaaaattctTCATGGTATAGTTATTCTTCAGTTATAAATCAGTATTCAGTATtttttggagcttgacccaTACATATAAAGGGCTTTAAGTCAGAATTTTTATCATTCAATCTGATTTTTAAAAGGTCCCCATCTTATAAAAAGTCCAATAATAAGTGTCTCTGTAATGcttttaaggttatttatatatCAATATTTAATTATAGCATAAgcaaatagacaaaacacacacgtCATTATTTACAGCCAATCCAAATAGCTCATGTTTTGCTCTTGgaattaaatatacatataaataaaactccAATTCTCTCCACTTGCTGAGGCCCTGAGGTTTTTGGCAGCTAAACGTATGAGTCTGTCAACTATTTTTAAACATTCTGACCTGACAGCGGTCCAAGTTGGATCAAAAGGtctattttaatacattttgttgtttggagtcagtgtgtagtagtgctgcctttttaaaaagcctttc comes from the Scomber japonicus isolate fScoJap1 chromosome 23, fScoJap1.pri, whole genome shotgun sequence genome and includes:
- the LOC128385161 gene encoding CD63 antigen-like, translated to MARCRSYLRGLDICVTVLLLVSGAVMIGVGFSTIDSSVPVAQLFEQLASGGGLLVLQVFGPLTVVLSVLGICAASWDHKPSLLVFSGLIFVEFVALMVVASPLVQVQAQMDSAVDEVFLNVTPLHRTELYIQQELNKLQTSNSCCGLRSFDDWDNHLPDSCFCTPPTPSASTATQQQGSQAGNSSSECVLTPQVTNKVWVHSKPCGPILKSHLSFPIKLRIGIISAFATIAMTAIVLSLLLGLEEYWKKPPVETTVDDFNRVKYEPKPSMT